The Candidatus Binatia bacterium genome includes the window GTTTGTGAAGCTCGGCGGCTCCGATCAAGACGCCGTCTTGCTGGATTGTGAAGCGGGACAAATTCCCCGATTCAAGAAAAGCGCGGATTTTTTCGCGACGGTACGCTGCCACGTTCTGGAAGGGGTCTTCGGCGAGCCGCAGTACGGCGGCAACCGCGGTTTGATCGGCTGGCGTCTGGTCGGTTTTCCCGGCCAGCAGTTCGGTTATTCGGACGCATACATAAACAAGCCGGCCGATCTGTCGCCGGTCGCCGTCGAGGAGCCGGCGGTGGAGGAAAAAGCATGACATCGCCTCAACCAACCGCCGATGTTTGCATCGTAGGAGTCGGCGCCGTTG containing:
- a CDS encoding gluconate 2-dehydrogenase subunit 3 family protein; protein product: MELKSEFRSALKKNEARTLVAIADRIFPPSDSPGAVEAGAVEYIDRALAGDYAELLRGYRKGLRALDRYAREKFGAKFVKLGGSDQDAVLLDCEAGQIPRFKKSADFFATVRCHVLEGVFGEPQYGGNRGLIGWRLVGFPGQQFGYSDAYINKPADLSPVAVEEPAVEEKA